CTGTGCGCGAGCTTCGCGCGGTACGGGGCCACGCCGGACGGCGGTGGGTACAACCCGCACGAGAACGGCACGGTCCTCTACTTCGGCGTGCCCGTCGAGGCGAAGGTGGCCTGTCGGAGGGTGGAGTTGTACGTTCCCGGCGACCATCGGGACGTGCTGGCCGACCATCTCGACGAGTATCGCCTCCGGCAACCCGCGGAAACGCTCCTTCGGTTGCTGACCGGGGCGTGGACCACGCAGGCGCTGGCCACGTTCGCCCAGCTGCGGGTCGCCGACGCGATGGACGGCGAACACGGTGTCGGTGTCGAGGAGTTGGCGCGGCGGGTCGGCGCGCGGCCGGGGAACCTGGCGACGCTGTTGCGGTATCTGGTGATGGTGGGGGTGGTGGCGGAGGGGCATGACGGTTTCCGGCTCACCGCTTCGGGCGCTCTGCTGCGGGCGGATGTCCCGGATTCGATGCGGGCGCTGGCGCTGATGTACGGCGGGCCGTTCTACCGGTCCTTCGGGGAGCTCGGGCACACCGTGCGCACGGGGGAGGTCGCCTTCGAGCACCTCTTCGGCGAGAACCACTTCGACCACTTCGCCCGTGACCCCCGTCTCGCGGAGCTCTTCGACCAGTCCATGGCCGCCGGATCCGCCATGTTCGACCCGGTCCCCGCCCACCCGGTGCTCACCGCGGCGGCCGAGGCGCCCGGCGGGGCCACGGTGGTCGATGTCGCGGGCGGCAACGGGGAGTTGCTCAGGCGTATCCTCGCCGCGCACCCGCGCCTGAACGGGCTCCTGCTGGAGCGCCCGCACGCCGTGGAGGCGGCCCGGCGCCGCCTCCACGAAACCGGTCTCGCCGCTCGATGCGCCTTCCTCGCCGGTGACTTCGCGGACGTACCGGCGGGCGGTGACGTGTACGTCCTGTCGCGCGTCCTGCACGACTGGGACGACGAGCGCTGCGCCGGGATCCTGCGGCACTGCGCCCGTGCGATGCCGGACCACGCCGATCTGCTGGTCGTCGAACGCGTGCTGCCCCGCGACGGTTCGGTGTCCCTGGCCACCGCCTGGGACCTGCACATGATGTGCAACGTCGGCGGGCGGGAACGCCATGCCGACCACTACGCCCGCCTGTTCGCGGACGCGGGCCTCAGCCTGGTGGGCCTCGCCCCGCTGCCGCTGGACGGCAGTGTGCTGCACGTGAGGAAGGCTCGGTAGCGCCGCGGTTGTCCGTGAACTCCCCCGGAATTGTCCGTGATCGGTAACGGACGGAGCCCGGGACCGCGGTTCCTCGTCCTGCCATGCGAAGGTCGGCGAGGAACTGCGGGAGAGTGGGGCGGACATGGCGCGGCACGGTGCTGGGCGGGGCTGGTACGGCAAGGTCATCGGGGCGGCGCTCGGCGTGACGGTGCTGGCCACCGGCGCCTCGATGTGGACCGCGCAGGCCGGTGCCGTGGACTCGTCGCCGAAGGCGGGCGCGTCCGCCAAGCCGGCCGCCGTGAAGCCGGTGGACGTGACCATCGTGCACGCCTCCGACAAGGGGGCGCGCGGCGTCAACATCACCATCGACGACGGACCCGACCCCGTGTGGACCCCGCAGGTCCTCGACGTGCTCGCCGAGTACGGGGTCAAGGCCACGTTCTGCATGGTGGGGACGCAGGCGCAGGCCCACCCGGAGCTGGTGAAGCAGGTCGTCGCGGCCGGGCACCGGCTGTGCGACCACTCGGTGTCGCACGACACCACCATGGACAAGAAGTCCGAGGCCTACCAGTCCCAGCAGATACTCGACGCCGAACGCATGATCACCGAGGCGTCGGGCGGTGTACGCCCTCTGTACTACCGGGCCCCCGGCGGCGCCTTCACCCCGTACAGCCGCAAGCTCGCCGCCTCCCACGGCATGCGCCCCCTCGGCTGGAACGTGGACACCAAGGACTTCGAGCGCCCGGGCACCGCCGCCATCGTCACCACCGTCCAGCAGGAGATCCCCAACGGTCCCACCCTCCTCTTCCACGACGCCGGCGGCGACCGCTCCCAGACGGT
This DNA window, taken from Streptomyces sp. NBC_00663, encodes the following:
- a CDS encoding methyltransferase, which translates into the protein MTHGQPRRAADVVVLGAGPAGLVLGNLLQDSGIDCVVLERAGRAHVQARARAGFLAAHTVRILERHGLAEGLLRYGRAHSTCEFRTEDGRFRLDYGGLGLGERHTVYPQQLLVGDLLTRFLAVGGRVEFGTEAVAVLDADTGRPSVTVREADGRPSRWQARYVAGCDGRHGAARRSLPTGSVRRYGGDHGVTWLGLLAEAPPSVDAVGYAAHERGFAGHMARTSDITRYYVQCERGTPADAWSEGLCASFARYGATPDGGGYNPHENGTVLYFGVPVEAKVACRRVELYVPGDHRDVLADHLDEYRLRQPAETLLRLLTGAWTTQALATFAQLRVADAMDGEHGVGVEELARRVGARPGNLATLLRYLVMVGVVAEGHDGFRLTASGALLRADVPDSMRALALMYGGPFYRSFGELGHTVRTGEVAFEHLFGENHFDHFARDPRLAELFDQSMAAGSAMFDPVPAHPVLTAAAEAPGGATVVDVAGGNGELLRRILAAHPRLNGLLLERPHAVEAARRRLHETGLAARCAFLAGDFADVPAGGDVYVLSRVLHDWDDERCAGILRHCARAMPDHADLLVVERVLPRDGSVSLATAWDLHMMCNVGGRERHADHYARLFADAGLSLVGLAPLPLDGSVLHVRKAR
- a CDS encoding polysaccharide deacetylase family protein; the encoded protein is MARHGAGRGWYGKVIGAALGVTVLATGASMWTAQAGAVDSSPKAGASAKPAAVKPVDVTIVHASDKGARGVNITIDDGPDPVWTPQVLDVLAEYGVKATFCMVGTQAQAHPELVKQVVAAGHRLCDHSVSHDTTMDKKSEAYQSQQILDAERMITEASGGVRPLYYRAPGGAFTPYSRKLAASHGMRPLGWNVDTKDFERPGTAAIVTTVQQEIPNGPTLLFHDAGGDRSQTVEALRQVLPWLKEQGYSFGFPVR